In Phalacrocorax carbo chromosome 1, bPhaCar2.1, whole genome shotgun sequence, the genomic stretch TTGGTGTGATCAGGAAAGCCCACCCCTACCTCTGATATTTCTCTCTGTAAACAATAGAGGAATTGATGCAGAACGCAAGCGACTGATTTTCGCTTGAGAGTCTTAACTATGAAGACAATGTGAACTTGTTGATTTGGTACAGAATAATGAACAGTTATCAGTCCCAAAATTGCAGTCATTTTTCATCTGGAGCCAAATTAATTAGCTTATTTTGATGTGCCGTTGTTACTGGAACAAACCAACAGGCAGTACTGGTAGTACAGTGGAATCTATAAACAATCACTGGGATTAATTTTTTCGGCGTTGctttaaaagctaaaaattgatttaattaattatttgtttgcagattttttttataaagcagtTTCAGTAAGTTTCacaacatgtattttaaaagtttatcaGTGCTCAGATTTCTGATATTttctacaggggaaaaaaaattttgtgtgttttaagtAGGGTTTCTGCATCCTCCCTGGTTAGGCAGATTATACCATTAATGTGAGTGTGTATTTAAAACGCTGGGGAGTAGAAGAGAATGGTGGAATAGCCTTGTTCTGTTGCATCAAGACTATGccatatttttctacttttaaaggaaagaaaaattcttccAAGTTTTTTAGTGAATCTGTAAAGTAATCAGCTTTGATCTCTCTTGCAAATTAATACCCAAATGACCAAAGATGCTAGTGATGTATAAGAGCCTGTAAGGAGGGGGTTGAAGTGTTTCTCCCTGGAAGGTAAATAACGGGTAGGTAACGGCATGCCTGTTAGTTGTGTAGGTGTGTGGAGTAAAGCCAGGAGTCACCTCTTTGAGACTGTCACCCGTCCGGAGCCCAGAGGCTGGCAGGCGGGCGGTACCCAGGCTTGAAGCAgggcagagaagaggcagggtcagGGCACTGCTGCTCAGCCTTGCTGCTCGGTGGGGAAGTGGCAGGTTCAGTAACTCTgcttaaaggtcccttcccagcACTCGGGAGTGAGAGAGATACTTTGCAGGCTGCATGACAACTTATCTGGAACACAGAAACCATTAGGAAAGGACTTCAGTGCTTAGCAGCCCGttctgagttttattttttaattattttttactttttattttttattggaTTTTTGAGCGCTGTATGATCTTCAGACTCTCTAGATATTCACAGCTTGGGCCTGCCATAGGAATAAATATTTAGGGATAAATTTACAAGGACCAGAGAGTGCACTCAAGCACCGGGCCATTGGTCATGAACGCTTCTTGATTACTAGCTGATCCCCTGATCTGTTTGAACACAACAGCTAGCTTTCAAAGGCAAACCTCCTCTGAAAGGGTCTAGCACTGGGCAGTATGGACGTGAGTCAGTCAGTATTACTTGGTCCTGACATCAGTCCCCAGTCCTTTTCATCTGCCAGTATAGAGATGATCGCCAAAAGGATTTACCCCAAATGTGTTTTACCATTTTATACAATAACTGCAGATTTACGTGCCCATAGTAACAGTCACTTGCATGACATTTCTCTTGGTTTTATGTGGCTGTGTAATAAGATGAAGCCCATCTTAGTTCCAGCCTCTATTTCTGTACAAAGCTGCCTCTTTGGTCAGAAAATGTACAATTGTCAAGCCAAGAATTTTCTGTGATTTGGGGCAATTAGAACAAGTTTTTTCTCAGGCGGTTACACTGTACACAGTCCAGTCACGCTGTCCCCTTGGGCCTCCCAAGTATCTCAGTGCTGCTCTCAGCATCTTGGTGCTGCCAGAGCCTCCCCTGGCACGTGGGAGAGGTGGCTGCGGtcagctcagagcagggtctgCGGCGTGGGCTGCCCAACCCTCTCGCGGGTGAGTGGGCACGGAGGTGTTGGGTCGTTACATCCCTGCAGGAAGTGACGATGTGACGGGACCCAGCCTGGGACTGGCAGCAGCCCCCTCTGACCGCCAGGGGCCCACTGGGGCTCCCATCTGCCATGTGGGAAACGGCATCGAGATCTCCCTTCTGATTCAGGTCATTTCAGATTTCctctgggtaaaaaaaaataaataatgcttgtAGTTCtatttttcacacagaaaaaggaggaattcTCAGTTCCAGCAGCTGCTAAATGAGAAAATTCTGAAGAAgagtaaaaagtatttaatggtagaaaagcagttttcctgAGAGCTCTGCTCCCTTCACTTCAGCTGTTACTGTTATATTCCTGACAACAAAGGCAACTTCTCAGCAATTCCTCttgcattgttttttttttttaatcataaaaatGATGAAGCAAACAGCTGTTGCACCTTTGTTTTAGTTGCTGCAGATGGTGGGACTGAATCGTCAGCCTTAGCGGACGACAATGGCAGTGAGGAAGACTACAGTTACGAGGAGCTCTGCCAAGCCACTCCCAGGTACCTGCAGCCTGGAGGGGAACAGCTAGCAATTAATGAGGTAACGTCCTGGGCTTTACATTGCTGTAACgatggaggggaggaggggggatgGTTTCCACAGGTCTGAGGTTTCTTGTTAATAGAAAGTGCCACGGCAGTAGCCAGCATAGCAAAGAATCCAGCAGCCACGGTGTCCTGTGTCTGTCAGGGCCCATGAGCAGATGCCAAGGGAAGAGCACAGTGACTAGTACGTCACTGGGAGTGTAACTCGTTACCGTATGTAACTGCTCAGGAGTTGGACTTTAATTGTTCTCActaataaatatacatatagatTTCTGAAAATCTAGAATTTTAGTTTTATCCTGTAATAGGAGTAATCATGGGCACTCTAGAAAGGTATTTTGATCTTTTGGTAACTTATAAACAGTTTGTTGTTTATCTTTCATCCTTCACAACctcattttcttcccatctcAGCTGATAAGTGATGGCAGCATTGTCTATGCAGAAGCTCTCTGGGACCATGTGACTATGGATGATCAAGAGCTGGGCTTCAAAGCTGGAGATGTCATTAGAGTTCTAGAAGCTTCCAACAAAGACTGGTGGTGGGGAAGAAACGAGGACAAGGAAGCCTGGTTTCCAGCTAGCTTTGTCAGGGTGAGTGACTCTTGCTTTTGCACCATTGTCACGCAAGATTCCTAGCAGAGTGCAACAGCAATGGTCATGGCATTGTGTTTAAGTGAAGGGCCTGATCCTCAGCATCTTTGTATCTGAACATCAGTGGTGCAACTCCTAATGACTTCACACTCCAAGACCCCTTAGCTCCTCTGAGACTTTTTACTCTGGCTTCTTCCGTTGTGTGGTCCTTTTGTAACCAAAGGAATTTCTCAAGCAGAAATGAGGGCAGCAGAGAGCTCAACCAGGAGCAGTCAGTGTACATGGAGAAGATACAGCAGTTTTCATGAGGGAGTGGGGAAAGCTATGCTGCAGGGATTTCTTGGTAAAATAGGGCTTAATTTATTATCACAATATTTTGTAGGAATCTGGTTCACAGTCTGAACTCCCCAATCAGAACTCAGCCAGATCAATGACAGTATAACTCTTGCATGGTATAAAATTTAACTatgttttagaaattaatttaaattagtttttgaGAGCCTGTAATGAAGCTTGGCCCATGCTGTATGAAGTACTACACAACGTGCAAGAGATGGttcctgcctttgcctttcctAGATCTCCAGCCAACATGGGCAATCAGACAAAAGTCGAAAAAGGAGGTGCTGTTATCCACATCGTAGATGTGGGGaactggggcagagggagagttttaaaaagtgtttgagTTGTCtacttttgtaatttttaccCATAGACTGGCTTGGCCAAAAGAACACATACGACTTAAGTCTGAAAAATGCACAGGCGACACAACATGGTATCTCTCAGATACCGTGAGTAGAAAGCCATGTATTTAACCAGACAGAAACCTCAACACTTTATTCAAATATGCAGTGGGTAGAATGAGACAAATCCTGTTGTGGAACCCACTCAATAAGGTATGAATGGGAACATTTCTGTAGCAAGTCCTCTCTTAATTGTAAGAAGTTTGTTAACAGTTTTATCACATTTTGTAAGTTTGCTGCTTTACTCTAGTTTGCTTTGTCTGTTCTGGCTGCAGCTGCGAGTTAATCAGGAAGAAGTGCCAGAAAATTGTAGTAGTATCCAGGATGAAGAACAAGATGCAGATATTAGCAAGCATCGTCAGAAAATAGCTGAAAACAAGGATCAGATGAGAACCAACGTTATACAGGAAATTATGAACACAGAACGAGTCTATATCAAGCATCTCAAGGACATCTGTGAGGTACATGCTTTAACCTGAGGGCATTCTGCTGACCTAATGTGAACAAAACATCCCACGTAAGCCGAGAACCATAGTGGTTTCTCATATCAAAATATTCGCAACTGCACTTCTGAGGCTGTCAGACCCTTCTTGTGTCCTCATATGGCTTTCCTCTCTGCCGACTGCCACAAGGCAccgcttccttttttttttttttaaaaaaaaaaacaacaaacattcCGCTTTTGACATGGGAAAAGTGCTTTGCTTATCTGACCGCTATTTCCATAATAATGAGAAAGGgaaatgcagtttcttttaGAACTTTTTACCACTTGGTTTAGATAGAAATCTTTCAGTAACTTAAAGAAAATCAATTACAGTTCAGGGACAAAACTTTTTGCAAGTAACTTGCAAAGAGAATGTTTGCTGGGTgagactttttttgtttcctccaaGAAGCAGATTTTTGCTGGATGCTTAGAAGCTATGAAGAAGTCTTGAAAGATGTTTTAGAACCGCCTTGCTTGTTTGAACCATAAAATGTGCagggttttctgctttttgtttaaattttgttaAAGGCCCATACTTGCATGAGAAACTTCTTAATACCTTTCACTAAAGTTTGCCTCTTCTGACGTGGACTGTGATGCATTTGACCTGTATTTGACTTGTATTTGTGGTTAGCATCTGGAAGGGTGCTAAGCAACCTACCAAAATATTCTTTGTACCCTTAGTTTACTAGGTCTCTCTCTGTATTTGTCATGTTGTCATCCTTTAGTCCACGATTCATCATTGGATTCTTTCATGGACAACAAAGTAGGCAAGACAgcagtgttttttgtttgggtttgtttttttattttttagatcaggcctttttcatgcattttgaagaaagaaacaacggaaaacaaaaaggcaaaaattggTTGCTAATTGGCTTGTTTCAAAACATTAAATGTAAGTTTTGTCATTTAGATTCACTATTTACTTAAGCTAGGAAGCTTGACTGTGTGCCTAAAAGATCACGGGTCAATTTGTACACGCAGCTGTGTCGCTGCCATGGTTAGCTGAGTTCTAGGACATGACTTCATATTTTACTGCCTTGTTAATTCTTAGACTGAtcttaataattaattttctctaaTACTTACATCCTATCACTCTCTTTTTAAATCTGACATGCCTCTGAGTTTAGTACAAGAGAGCAAATGCACATTTTCCAAGTAGAGAAGTGATGCTCCATGTTTAGCATGCCGGGTAGAGGTGGTCTGCTTTCCTCAGAGTGAATCTGTAGGGTGGTGCAAGCAGGAAATAAGGCTGAAAATATACTCGGGTAAGACTAAGCCAGAAAAGCTACTTCAGGTAGTAATCCAAATTTGCAAGCTCTGCACTAGAATGAATCACTAGTGCTGCTTCAGTCATGATCATGAAGCTGGAGTATAcccagaaaaacattttacattcaAGAAGTGTCTGCAGTCCATATTACAAGAGCTGCACAGGATTTAGTTTTCCATGTTGGAGTTACCCTCCTAACAGTAGTAAATGTGGTAGCTGGCTTGCAGCGTAGCCACTGCACAGCTGTCAGAGCAGATGCCTGTGGAAGAGACAGGAATATTCATAACAGTGCCAGCAGTATTCAGGGTTACTTCCTGGTAAACCTCACCGGAAAAACTGCAAGGCTTTTTACAGCTGTCCGCTCCCAAAGCGATTTGGGGGAAACCTGCCTGAAAGCAGCCAAACGGAGGAGCCTGGCAGATAACCCCTATCATACCAGTTAACCTTCGCACTCGTCTGTGCCCCGGCGCCATAACTGATATGAGAGTATGAGCACAGCAGCTATTCCTGGATATTCAGCCCCTGCACTGTATCTGCCTCGCCACACTCAGCTTTCTGGATCGGGTACCTGAGGATGTGCTGGCCGCGCgcggcagctgctgctgcatttcagcCCTAAGGGGCCCCTGAATGTACCTTCGCTTCTTAGCTATGCACATGCCGATGTGATCTATTGTCAGTTACTGATCGCAGAGCAGAATTTGCTTCAAGAAGTGTTTTAAAACTGGAGGACTCAGTTGTGTACCTATTTAATGCTAGATACGAATAAAGTGAACTGGACGCCTCTGAAACATCACAGGTACaattaaagagggaaaaaaacacacttacaggtaaagagaaaaaaactggAGAAGTGATTGTATTTTTATGTACAGTCTTGCCAATGCTGTTACCTCCTGCCAATACCATATGGATTTTACCAAGGAGCAGCATCCTGAATGCATTATAAGttcttaattttgcttttctggcttAGACTGTGCCATACTTACCTACTGTTTAAGGAACCAGTACTTTAGCCCTCGTAGAAGTTGTCTTTGTATTAATTGTCTTAGGGTTTGTTCTTATTGGCATAGAGAAGAGCTGTTATGGCACAGAGAAATTGCTGTGAAAAAGCACGGCAGCTGAAGTAGTAGCATGCATGGGCCGTGCGCAGGGCTCGCCTCCAGCTTGGCGGGCAGTCGTAACAAGGGCTTTACACACACTGCAGGTTTCTGGTTCCCGGATTCATTTACAGTACTGTGAGGTAGAATTTGGACTGAAAGAATCACTGTGTAAACGTTTCAGATGCAAATCtgaaattgtgtgtgtgtgtatggcTGGGAAACCACTCACCTGCCTGCAGATCTCAGGGGTTTTGTCAGCTCAGATGGGCTTGTTCAGGGTAGAACCTGTTTTCACGTCTTCAGACTAAaagagttttttttaatttaatttccaggGTTATATTCGGCAGTGTCGCAAACATACAGGAATGTTCACCACAGCTCAGTTAAGCACCATTTTTGGAAATATTGAAGATATTTACAAGTTCCAAAGGAAATTTCTGAAGGATCTTGAGAAACAGTACAACAAAGAGGAACCTCATCTAAGTGAAATAGGGTCATGTTTTCTTCAACATGTATGTTGCAGAAGTCCgttttatttatgaaattaaCAAAATACGATAAGAAAATGCCAAGTTACCACGTTAGGAGGGGATTTGAGTAACAAGTACTTATCAGATACTGAACTATGTATAGGTAGTGTTTTagactgcaaaataatttaccattaaagaattatttaaatgttttagatTTCTACTCATCTTAGCAAGCATGTAACTTTGTATACaattttaagttttcaaaaCTGTAACGATTGCAGATGATCTGGACTATTTGCAGTGATCTCATATTGGGCATGCAATAACTTcctaaagaaaataacaaaagaaggCGATGGGGAAAGAGGCTGTGAGTTCATGATAGACACTTCCTAAATCCTATAGCTGTCTCCCCAAAGAAAAGTACTTAAAGTGCATTTGATTATCCTGACTCAATGAAGGcctttatttctgtattcttaCAAAGAAGGTACGTAATTTTGACAGTTACAAGGTAGATTTCTGCATAGTTTCAGGGCTGATTAGCCTGGAAACAGTATAGGAAATGAATTAATTACTCTAATTAGTCATAATAGttgttataaaaatatctttcctcCTTTATAGAGAAATACTTTAGTTAAAgctttgacttttattttttttaatagcaagaAGGCTTTGCTATTTATTCAGAGTATTGTAACAATCATCCCAGTGCCTGCATTGAACTTGCCAAGCTAATGAAACAGGGCAAATACCGTCACTTCTTTGAGGCCTGTCGCTTGCTTCAGCAGATGATTGACATTGCCATTGATGGTTTTCTTCTCACGCCTGTTCAGAAAATCTGCAAATACCCTCTGCAGCTTGCAGAATTGCTCAAATACACCACTCAGGAACACAGGTGAGAGAATGAAAaagccaaatcttaaaatagTAATAACACCTAATTACTCAAGCTTTCTGGGTGACACAACACTGAGGCTTTTGAGATGAGGAACAAAAGTCCCATTGACCGCTATAGACAGGAGCTCCTTACTAGATGGGCACCTTGGAACCATCGCAAGTATTAACAAAACCAGTATCTGATAATGaagcacaggggcctgacaggATGCAAGACAGAATGAGGAATAAGTgaaagagggggaagggaaggaaaggaagaaggtgCTGAAATAGGATGCAGGGTGGGATGTGTAAATCCAAGTGAAAAAAAGCCAATGTgtcaaagaaaggaaggagaagaaaatccaCAGAAGAAAGTGAGAAGCTGTATAAAAGATGTGGATGCAAGAAAAGTTAAAGAAGGCCTTAGAAAAAGACACAATCTGAGCAAGTGTGAAGGTAATGTTTTTAGAAAGTTATTAGTAATAAACATTGCCTTTGTTTGCAATAAAGTCCAGAAATTAGattttcagctgggataaataAGAACTGAAGTTGCAGGTTATTAGCCTTTCTAATGTACCCCTGAGCTGATTAAATCTTTGACTAAATTAAGATTTTATGGTTAAATCTCTGCCTTTTTACCTGTACAACTGCAAGAACAATTTTCCATTGTGACCCCTGTGCTCAAAGTCCAGATGCAGCCTGGGGCAATGCTTCCTTGGCCAAAGTCTGCACTTTAACCTTGAGAAGACTCCCCTTGGAGACCAGGGGCAAAATAAAGGGGATGAGAAGTACTGACATTCAGGTGTGGCTACCTGGGAAGTCCTGTAATAACAATTACTAACATAGAGATACCCTTATCTATTTCACTGCTACTAATTTTAGAAAGATTGTTCTGTGAGCTATGAAACCTGCAGATGAAGTGACAGGAAGGTCTTGCCACCTTCCACCCATAGtacctgttttccttttctgtggcaCAGCATTCGGAGGTGCCTACAGGTGCAGACAGGCGCCCAGTGTACAGAGGTGTTCACAAACAGGCAGGCCTACACCCACAGAGGGCCTTGGTAAAGAGCCAGCCAGCTGGTTTTTTTGaaggtttttgctttgttttcataaaaagtTTGAAGATCCAATGTGCACAGCCTGCCGTGAAGGGCACGGGTTATGCAGCAAGTGTGGACTAACGTGCGCACCAACAGACGAAGAAGGAACTGAGATAAGGAAGGGCAAGTGTAGCAGTGTGGATATCATGCGGTCACGCTGTGGGACATCTCCCTGACATTAGTAGGATCCTGTTATTGTTAATCTTACTTTTTGTATACAGTGTGGCAGAAAAGAGTTCCCATAGATATAAACAGAGAGAGGAGAGTAACCCGCAGATTCAGAAGGGAAGTGCATCCATCAGCAGCAGCCGATGAAAATAGGAACTAAGacaaaagcagataaaaaggACAGCGAGGCTGACCCCTTTACAGGGTTTATTTCTGGCTTGTGCTGTTTTCTACCTCTGGCTCCCTTTTCTGCAAGAGGTATTTGATAAAGAGGGgaaggcagctgctctgctgggacTCTAAGGCAAGAAATaggtctcttcccttctctcttctcaGAAACTCCGTTTGAGGAAGGTGAAGGAGTGATGGATGCTATTCAAAGGGGATTGAAAACAGGTCGGGGAGATTTGTATGCATGTGGGGAgctcagggaaaggaggaggggagcagagcaaTGCAAGAAGGACAGGAGGCTTGCGTTTGacctggagcaggcaggggaaggtgaCTGTCTTGGCTCTAATACACGTGTTTCATGAAAACAGGCCACTTTGTCGGCGTTGTCTCCTTTACCTCTTTCGGTGCCCACGTTCTTGGGTCCTTTGCTTACCCTGTTTGAGAttgcttttggtgtttttccTGCCGACATAGCATTCCCTGTTTGCATTCATTGACCCAGCCATTGGGAACAAAAAGGAGACAATAAGGTTGTTAAACACAATTAAAGAAATGCCATTCCCAATAAAATCCCACTAAAATcttgcttaaaaacaaatttctttGGTGAAATGTAGGTATCACTGAGGTCAGTGGGAGTTCTACCATTGTTTTGAGTAGagacagtatttcagttcaTTAATCtacctcctctgcctccttccacTGGTTTAATAACTTGCTCCTGGACAAAGCCTATCAGTACAGCAGCACTGAAGTGTACAGGCTATGTGAGGCTCAGGATAGCTGAGAATCAGGTTACTCTTATTTAAGTACCCTGAGCAGAGCAATAAATGGGTAATACTTCAAGCACTGTGTCACAGTTTGTGATTGCATCATATCTATTGCATAAGTGATCTTTGAAACGTGCCTACATTTCACAGTGATTATAACAACATAAAAGCTGCGTATGAGGCTATGAAGAATGTAGCGTGCCTGATCAACGAGCGAAAACGAAGACTAGAAAGCATAGACAAGATTGCACGTTGGCAAGTCTCTATCGTAGACTGGGAGGTAAGTGTCGTCAGCCTGTCCCTTTTCTGAGCAAAGGTACTGTGTACAGTACTTCATGTCCTCTACAGGGAATCCAATGATTCTGTTACTGATTACCTTGTTTATGAGTCAGGAAGAGCAATATGTATTAACATGGACACTTGTCTTTGAGGTGATACTGGATTGAGATGATCTGTAGAATCTTCTGTGGATTTTTGGTAGTTCTTTCAGAACTTGAACCTGCTTCTCTGACTTTAATGAGTTTCCTCCTGATTTGTGCAGAAATGAAGTAGAGCAGAACCACATTCATTGAGTTTACCTGTATGAGATGATCTACATTCTATGACATTTTCAAatctaataataaaaataaaagaaaaacgAATAAACTTAAGACTTTATTATAAAATGAGACTGGTTAGGCACACAGTAAgatcttaaaatattatttacttactacatatatatatatatatcttctTAGGGACCAGACGTGTTAGCCAGAAGCTCAGAACTGATCCACTCAGGAGAATTGACCAAAATATCAAAGCAAGGAAAAAGCCAGCAGAGGACATTCTTCCTTTTCGACCATCAACTTGTGTTCTGTAAAAAGGACTTACTGAGAAGGGACATCTTGTATTATAAGGATCGTATTGACATGGATGAGATGGAAATTGTGGACGCTGAAGATGGCAGAGACAAAGACTTTAACATTAATgtcaaaaatgcttttaagatAATAAACAGAGCAACAGAAGAGATTCATTTGTTCTGTGCAAAAAAACAGGAGGATAAAAAGAGATGGATGGAGGCGTGCGAAAGTGAGAGGAGAAGAGTTCAGGAAGACAAGGAAATGGGTGAGTGGAAGGATTTCCCCTATAAAAGGTGGTAAAACCAAAGGGCAATGTTCTTGCTTTTACGCTTCTTTATCCTTTATGCAGATGTGCGCTCTGCCTTCTGGGACTGGTGTCTCTTTCTTACCCAACATGACCTTTAGCTGTGTAAGTGAAGCCTGTTCAGGTGTGTTTGCCCTGTCATTGTGGACCAAAGGTCCAGGGCAGTTAGCTGTCATCCGCCTCACAGTGTAACCCATGTGATTCCGGTGCATTATGGAGCAGAATGAGATATGACAAGATGGAATTCACAAAGACCAATCAATAATAAAAATCCATCCAAAATTGTAGCACTTTCATATAAATCAATGGTCCAAAACAACTGTTCATAAAGGACACTATTATACAGCCAAGCAGCAATAATTGTAGATTTATACTGCCCATGTCATATAATGGCACCGTCTGTGTCCAGGAGAGCTGTGCAGTTGCACCGTATCATCAGTTACAGACCCCAAAATAGCACCACTGGGCAGTTTACAGGGAAATTAAGCCTAACCTTGAGTAAGCAGGGAAAAAGGCAGCAAATCCTAGGATTGGCTTTAGACCCACAGCTTGTGGGACATTCTTAAGGGCAGTGTCTTTTGTGTGAATGTACATTTTTGagagttattttattttatttcttatatagtctcatgtttcttttaaaatcagtgacaaaaggtCCATTTGCACAATTCCATTGGCAAAACATACACAGAGAAGACAGCAGCActagtaagaaaaataaaactctttttAATGTTCctaaagaagaaatgaaaatattagtgCATCTCTTTTCAGGCCTAGGCTTTGGATGACAGCAGGTTAGAAGTGGAAGTGCAGTGATATAactcagaaattattaaaatttaaacaagATGCCAAATCTCATATTCCATGTTCTCTTAAAACACCTGGTCAGAAGAATACGAAGACAGGAATAACCCTTAGATTACAAATGTAAACCTTTGTACCTTAGTGGCTTTCTCTTGTTCGATACTGTTGtaaatatgacaaaaataaGGCCTTCTCCACATGTATTGTAGAAAGTCTGtaagctgaagaaaatacttttaagttTACCAATTCATACTCTAAAACCAGTTTTAACTCTTCCCCATTGCACCAACTGTTGCAATTAACCCCAGTAGCCTCAAGTCTAGAGTAAACAGTGAAGCAGCCACAGGTGTACTTTCCTCAAACTTTTCAAGCTTTTCCAAACTAACTCTTCTCCTGTGCTGAACATTATGATCCTGTTGGGCACAACACTTATGGCTTTCACAGGCTGCTCTGTGTAGAGCTTGTTCAGTCATCTTGTACTCAGGGGGATGGGTGGTGGCTGCCTTTCCTAATT encodes the following:
- the SPATA13 gene encoding spermatogenesis-associated protein 13 isoform X4 is translated as MVARGGMARFWSLESLQMVAADGGTESSALADDNGSEEDYSYEELCQATPRYLQPGGEQLAINELISDGSIVYAEALWDHVTMDDQELGFKAGDVIRVLEASNKDWWWGRNEDKEAWFPASFVRLRVNQEEVPENCSSIQDEEQDADISKHRQKIAENKDQMRTNVIQEIMNTERVYIKHLKDICEGYIRQCRKHTGMFTTAQLSTIFGNIEDIYKFQRKFLKDLEKQYNKEEPHLSEIGSCFLQHQEGFAIYSEYCNNHPSACIELAKLMKQGKYRHFFEACRLLQQMIDIAIDGFLLTPVQKICKYPLQLAELLKYTTQEHSDYNNIKAAYEAMKNVACLINERKRRLESIDKIARWQVSIVDWEGPDVLARSSELIHSGELTKISKQGKSQQRTFFLFDHQLVFCKKDLLRRDILYYKDRIDMDEMEIVDAEDGRDKDFNINVKNAFKIINRATEEIHLFCAKKQEDKKRWMEACESERRRVQEDKEMVTKGPFAQFHWQNIHREDSSTRMEISENQKKQAMQNARKSRHGKIKGVSYNGCPVPPPHQSLHPIHQRHITVPTSIPQQQVFALAEPKRKPSLFWHTFNKLTPFKK
- the SPATA13 gene encoding spermatogenesis-associated protein 13 isoform X5, with product MVARGGMARFWSLESLQMVAADGGTESSALADDNGSEEDYSYEELCQATPRYLQPGGEQLAINELISDGSIVYAEALWDHVTMDDQELGFKAGDVIRVLEASNKDWWWGRNEDKEAWFPASFVRLRVNQEEVPENCSSIQDEEQDADISKHRQKIAENKDQMRTNVIQEIMNTERVYIKHLKDICEGYIRQCRKHTGMFTTAQLSTIFGNIEDIYKFQRKFLKDLEKQYNKEEPHLSEIGSCFLQHQEGFAIYSEYCNNHPSACIELAKLMKQGKYRHFFEACRLLQQMIDIAIDGFLLTPVQKICKYPLQLAELLKYTTQEHSDYNNIKAAYEAMKNVACLINERKRRLESIDKIARWQVSIVDWEGPDVLARSSELIHSGELTKISKQGKSQQRTFFLFDHQLVFCKKDLLRRDILYYKDRIDMDEMEIVDAEDGRDKDFNINVKNAFKIINRATEEIHLFCAKKQEDKKRWMEACESERRRVQEDKEMGMEISENQKKQAMQNARKSRHGKIKGVSYNGCPVPPPHQSLHPIHQRHITVPTSIPQQQVFALAEPKRKPSLFWHTFNKLTPFKK
- the SPATA13 gene encoding spermatogenesis-associated protein 13 isoform X3, whose product is MTLMSSFLSHCICGDPLPVSDSEVVSDDHWKRSPSQEDEKTDTQKVTPRRWGSGKRSRPRPLSDYGQMSIRSFSIPEDAVAVESQKTDCTDGENQPGLASVGSAIQSNTVGYHRGRKRRPISVIGGVNFYGSGPTEEIEGLLTQPVTRPPVPAHQVPPYRAVSARFRPLTFSQSTPIGLDRVGRRRQMRTSNVAADGGTESSALADDNGSEEDYSYEELCQATPRYLQPGGEQLAINELISDGSIVYAEALWDHVTMDDQELGFKAGDVIRVLEASNKDWWWGRNEDKEAWFPASFVRLRVNQEEVPENCSSIQDEEQDADISKHRQKIAENKDQMRTNVIQEIMNTERVYIKHLKDICEGYIRQCRKHTGMFTTAQLSTIFGNIEDIYKFQRKFLKDLEKQYNKEEPHLSEIGSCFLQHQEGFAIYSEYCNNHPSACIELAKLMKQGKYRHFFEACRLLQQMIDIAIDGFLLTPVQKICKYPLQLAELLKYTTQEHSDYNNIKAAYEAMKNVACLINERKRRLESIDKIARWQVSIVDWEGPDVLARSSELIHSGELTKISKQGKSQQRTFFLFDHQLVFCKKDLLRRDILYYKDRIDMDEMEIVDAEDGRDKDFNINVKNAFKIINRATEEIHLFCAKKQEDKKRWMEACESERRRVQEDKEMVTKGPFAQFHWQNIHREDSSTRMEISENQKKQAMQNARKSRHGKIKGVSYNGCPVPPPHQSLHPIHQRHITVPTSIPQQQVFALAEPKRKPSLFWHTFNKLTPFKK